In a genomic window of Leisingera caerulea DSM 24564:
- a CDS encoding sensor histidine kinase NtrY-like → MAYKSHLRAAYGPLAAIDRWRRTRRARNIGTIGLVLLGPVLALATFLIIGPLGQGASSRSLRLILLADLVYILTIAALVMAQIVRLFAARRSKSAGSRLHLRLIGAFGFLALIPTVIVAVFAVLTVNVGLEGWFSQRVRQVIGSSLAAAEAYQAQQKGDLSEDAQALARYLDSSRARSFFINDAELRQVLAQGQLQIQRGLREAYIVDSGGQIRARGERSYEFDFEKPDNQQLEAARQNGMLLIEDWDNSEFRALVQLSAFVDRFLYISRDVDGELLNLLDDTQETAHLYQQLESERGRVLFEFALLYIGFAVILILAAMWLGMWFAERLSRPVGRLTVAAQRVGGGNLDVQVPVDDGGDEISQLGQYFNQMTRELKAQHSRLLDNTRQIERRRRLFDSVLSSVTSGVVGLDADGRVTFVNRSAERLLDWQEDQQLMALAVAVPEFGPLFAELIETGAEVVQEEIKVTRQGRLENLLVRMSPRRSEEGGLEGYVVAFDDVTDLVSAQRMAAWGDVARRIAHEIKNPLTPIQLSAERIKRKFAPKLGEENSDQLQSMTDVIVRQTNDLRRIVDEFSKFARMPEPERREEDLVKLVRDAVILQQQGQPDVRITAELPKVQMPSDLDATMIGQALTNLIKNAGEAIESLQKKGAPDGLVPEIRVTAEKTGSFYEIRIADNGIGLPEDRARLFEPYVTTRDAGTGLGLPIVKKIIEEHGGTLTLEDAPVFEGQAHNGAMAVIRLPAAAKKAAAPNKSTVKAGLT, encoded by the coding sequence GTGGCGTATAAGTCACATCTGAGGGCGGCATACGGGCCACTTGCGGCTATTGACCGATGGCGGCGAACCCGCCGCGCCCGCAATATCGGCACCATTGGCCTGGTTTTGCTGGGGCCGGTGCTAGCCTTGGCGACATTCCTCATCATCGGCCCGCTGGGGCAGGGGGCGTCCTCGCGGTCGCTGCGGCTGATTCTGCTGGCGGATCTTGTCTATATCCTGACCATCGCGGCGCTGGTGATGGCGCAGATCGTGCGCCTGTTTGCGGCGCGGCGGTCGAAATCGGCAGGCTCCCGCCTGCATTTGCGGCTGATCGGCGCGTTTGGCTTTCTGGCGCTGATCCCAACCGTGATTGTCGCGGTGTTCGCAGTGCTGACGGTGAATGTCGGGCTTGAGGGCTGGTTCTCGCAGCGGGTGCGCCAGGTGATCGGCAGCTCGCTGGCCGCGGCGGAAGCTTATCAGGCGCAGCAGAAAGGCGACCTGAGCGAAGACGCCCAGGCCCTGGCACGCTATCTGGACAGCAGCCGGGCGCGCAGTTTCTTTATCAACGATGCTGAGCTGCGGCAGGTGCTGGCACAGGGGCAGCTGCAAATCCAGCGCGGCCTGCGCGAGGCCTATATCGTCGACAGCGGCGGGCAGATCCGGGCGCGCGGCGAACGCTCTTATGAGTTTGATTTTGAAAAACCCGACAACCAGCAGTTGGAGGCGGCCCGCCAGAACGGCATGCTGCTGATTGAGGACTGGGACAACAGCGAGTTCCGCGCCCTGGTGCAGCTGAGCGCCTTTGTCGACCGGTTCCTGTACATCAGCCGGGATGTGGATGGCGAACTGCTGAACCTGCTGGATGACACCCAGGAAACCGCACACCTCTATCAGCAGCTGGAAAGCGAGCGCGGAAGGGTGCTGTTTGAATTTGCGCTGCTCTACATCGGCTTTGCGGTGATTCTGATCCTGGCGGCGATGTGGCTGGGCATGTGGTTTGCTGAACGGCTGTCGCGCCCCGTCGGGCGGCTGACGGTGGCGGCGCAGCGGGTGGGCGGCGGCAATCTGGACGTTCAGGTGCCGGTCGATGACGGCGGTGACGAGATTTCCCAGCTGGGCCAGTATTTCAACCAGATGACCCGCGAGCTGAAGGCGCAGCACAGCCGCCTGCTGGACAATACCCGGCAGATCGAACGCCGCCGCCGCCTGTTCGATTCAGTCCTGTCGTCGGTGACCTCCGGGGTTGTCGGCCTGGATGCCGACGGGCGGGTGACATTCGTGAACCGCTCTGCCGAACGGCTGCTGGACTGGCAGGAGGATCAGCAATTGATGGCGCTGGCGGTGGCAGTGCCGGAATTCGGGCCGCTGTTTGCCGAACTGATCGAGACCGGCGCCGAAGTGGTCCAGGAGGAAATCAAGGTGACCCGCCAGGGCCGGCTGGAAAACCTGCTGGTCCGGATGTCGCCGCGCCGCTCTGAGGAAGGCGGGCTGGAAGGCTATGTGGTGGCCTTTGACGATGTGACCGACCTGGTCAGCGCGCAGCGGATGGCGGCCTGGGGCGATGTGGCCCGCCGGATCGCGCATGAGATCAAGAACCCGCTGACCCCCATCCAGCTGAGCGCGGAGCGGATCAAGCGCAAGTTCGCGCCCAAGCTGGGCGAGGAGAACAGCGATCAGCTGCAATCCATGACCGATGTGATCGTGCGCCAGACCAACGATTTGCGCCGGATCGTGGATGAGTTCTCGAAATTCGCCCGCATGCCGGAACCAGAGCGGCGCGAAGAGGATCTGGTCAAGCTGGTGCGGGACGCGGTGATCCTGCAGCAGCAGGGCCAGCCGGATGTCCGGATCACGGCGGAGCTGCCAAAGGTGCAGATGCCGTCGGATCTGGATGCAACGATGATTGGCCAGGCGCTGACCAATCTGATCAAGAACGCAGGCGAAGCCATCGAAAGCCTGCAGAAGAAGGGGGCTCCGGACGGTCTGGTCCCGGAGATCCGGGTGACTGCGGAAAAGACGGGCAGCTTCTACGAAATCCGCATCGCCGACAATGGCATCGGTCTGCCCGAAGACCGGGCGCGGCTGTTTGAGCCCTATGTGACCACGCGCGACGCGGGCACAGGGCTTGGGCTGCCGATCGTCAAGAAAATCATCGAAGAGCACGGGGGCACGCTGACGCTGGAAGACGCCCCGGTGTTCGAGGGACAAGCGCATAACGGCGCAATGGCGGTGATCCGCCTGCCCGCCGCAGCCAAAAAAGCGGCGGCGCCTAACAAGAGCACAGTGAAAGCAGGTCTGACATGA
- the ntrX gene encoding nitrogen assimilation response regulator NtrX, translating into MSDILIVDDERDIRELISDILEDEGYATRKAGSSDECMARLEEAKPALMILDIWLKDSQMDGIDILKTVKRDTPDIPVVIISGHGNIEIAVAAIKQGAYDFIEKPFNIDQLMVVIRRAMETSRLRRENSDLKRKETGPADMIGTSAAFRTLVGQLDKVTKSNGRVMLTGPAGSGKEIAARYIHANSNRASAPFITVNCASIEPDRMEDVLFGRESSERGVEPGLLEQAHGGVVFFDEVADMPLGTQSKILRVLVDQQFQRVGGSDKIRVDLRVVSSTNKDLDAEIEAGTFRQELYHRLNVVPVAVPSLADRREDIPLLANYFISQFNEAQGLPLRELTEEAVALMQTMPWPGNVRQLKNLVERVLILGDGSGPIEAKDLPREEEKTEEEGRVVLSGALATLPLREAREAFEREYLLTQINRFGGNISRTASFVGMERSALHRKLKSLGVVTSNKAGARVAHVETEEEQA; encoded by the coding sequence ATGAGTGACATTCTGATTGTAGATGATGAGCGGGATATCCGTGAGCTGATCTCGGACATTCTGGAGGACGAGGGCTATGCCACCCGCAAGGCCGGCAGCTCGGATGAGTGCATGGCCCGGCTGGAAGAAGCCAAGCCCGCGCTGATGATCCTGGATATCTGGCTGAAGGACAGCCAGATGGACGGCATCGACATCCTGAAGACGGTCAAGCGGGACACGCCGGACATCCCGGTGGTGATCATTTCCGGCCACGGCAATATCGAAATCGCTGTCGCCGCGATCAAGCAGGGCGCCTATGACTTCATCGAGAAGCCCTTTAACATCGACCAGCTGATGGTGGTGATCCGCCGCGCGATGGAAACCTCGCGCCTGCGCCGGGAGAATTCCGACCTCAAACGCAAGGAGACCGGCCCGGCGGACATGATCGGCACCTCCGCCGCGTTCCGCACCCTGGTCGGCCAGCTGGACAAGGTGACCAAATCCAACGGCCGGGTGATGCTGACCGGTCCGGCAGGCAGCGGCAAGGAGATTGCGGCGCGCTACATCCACGCAAACTCCAACCGGGCGTCGGCGCCCTTCATCACCGTGAACTGCGCCAGTATCGAACCGGACCGGATGGAAGATGTGCTGTTCGGCCGCGAGTCATCCGAACGCGGGGTTGAGCCGGGCCTGCTGGAACAGGCGCATGGCGGCGTTGTGTTCTTTGACGAAGTGGCGGACATGCCGCTGGGCACCCAGTCCAAGATCCTGCGGGTGCTGGTCGATCAGCAGTTCCAGCGGGTTGGCGGCTCGGACAAGATCCGCGTCGATCTGCGGGTGGTATCCTCCACCAACAAGGATCTGGATGCGGAGATCGAGGCCGGCACCTTCCGCCAGGAGCTGTATCACCGCCTGAACGTGGTGCCGGTTGCGGTGCCGTCGCTGGCGGACCGGCGCGAGGATATCCCGCTGCTGGCCAATTACTTCATCTCCCAGTTCAACGAGGCCCAGGGCCTGCCGCTGCGGGAACTGACCGAGGAAGCCGTGGCGCTGATGCAGACCATGCCGTGGCCGGGAAACGTGCGCCAGCTCAAGAACCTGGTGGAACGGGTGCTGATCCTGGGCGACGGCAGCGGCCCGATCGAGGCCAAGGACCTGCCGCGCGAAGAAGAGAAGACCGAAGAGGAGGGCCGGGTGGTGCTGTCCGGCGCGCTGGCAACCCTGCCGCTGCGCGAGGCGCGGGAGGCGTTCGAGCGGGAATACCTGCTGACCCAGATCAACCGCTTTGGCGGCAATATCAGCCGCACCGCGTCTTTTGTCGGCATGGAGCGCTCGGCGCTGCACCGTAAGCTGAAGTCGCTGGGGGTGGTGACCTCCAACAAGGCTGGCGCCCGGGTGGCGCATGTGGAAACCGAGGAAGAACAGGCCTGA